In the Candidatus Bathyarchaeia archaeon genome, GCCCCCGCGGAGCTAATCCGCAAGTACGCTGGAGAAGACGTGCTCGAAGTTGACTATGACCAAGCAGTGATGGAAACCCTCAAAAAGTTACCCGACGCTGAGGTGGAGGTTTTCGGCGATCAAGTCCGCGTCTTTGCCAAGCAGCACGGCGTCTTTGAGCAGGTCATCAAACAGTTTCCAGGCAAAAAAGTCACAATACGCAACGCAGATTTGGAGGATGTTTTCCTAAAGCTGACGGGGAGGAAACTGCGCGAATGACCCTGCCTAAACTAACATACCGCGTCTGGAAGGTGTGGCGTCGAAACGCAGAAGTCTTCACCAAAACAATATTCGTCAACTTTCTGCCTTCGCTGCTTGAGCCCATACTGTATTTGACGGCGTTTGGGCTGGGTTTGGGCGCATATTTTGGGGCGGACGCATTTCCAGGCGGCTACATCCAGTTCATTGCGCCAGGATTAATCGCCATATCCGTCATGTACGGAAGCTTCTTTGAATGCACCTACGCCTCGTTTGTGCGCATGTACTTTCAGAAAACATTTGACGCCATAATCGCCACTCCAATAAGCGTAGAGGAAGTCATCGCAGGCGAATTGTTGTGGGGTGCCACACGCGCAACCATAAACAGCAGCATAGTGCTTGCAGTGGTTGCTGTTTTTGGTTTGGTCTCCAGCCCACTGTTCCTGCTTATCCCAGTGGTTTCTTTCTTCGGCGGCTTACTGTTCGCATCTTTAGCCATGTGCTTCACAGCGATAGCGCCAAACATCGACTTCTTTAACTTCCCAGCCTTCCTCTTCATCACCCCCATGTTCATCCTAAGCGGAACCTTCTTCCCTATTCCAGACGTAATTCAGGGCGCCGCAATTGCCGTATTGCCACTAACCCATGTGGTAAACTTGATGCGGGGGCTGCTCACAGGCAACTTCACCGCATTGGCAGGATTAAACGCTCAAAGCATCGCCGCAATCGGGGTGGTTTGGATTGCCGTAGCAACACTGACCTTCTTTGTGTTGAGCATTTATCTGATGAAACGCCGACTCATCAAATAACAAAAAACACGCAAACGATAGGCAAAATCCGAGCCGTCAGGGGCTTAATAGTATTTTTTTAGGGGGTTTTGCGGGTCAGTTGCCAACTGCACATACAAGGGAACAAAAACGCCCTCCCAATCCAACGCCTTCTGCTGTTTCGTGTCTTGATTGACATGAACGTGATGTATTTGAAGCGCGTACTCCAATGCTTGACCTTGGGGGTTCTCAAGCTTTAGCATCTGCTCAAGATTCAAATGCTCAAAAACCCGCCGTATAGGACGCATCGAGTTGCCGTGACACGAAATCGCCACATTACAAGGATGAGAACCAAAACATTCCTTCAGCTGCTCCACAAAAGGCAAAATACGGCGTTCCACCATGTGAATGCTTTCCCCTTCAGGAGGCGCAAAATCGTATCCCCGATGAATCTTGGCAAACCACTCAGGGTCTTCGGCAGCGGCTTCCAGCTTACTCTTCCCCTGCAACGTGCCATAGCAGCGTTCGATTAGGCGGTCATCCACAAAAACAGGCACCGCGGGATGTTTTTCAAGCACAATTTCAAGGGTTCGTTTCGCCCGTTTCAGATGCGAGGTGAAGGCAAAATCAATTTTTTCCCGCGTCAATTGTTGGGCTACTTCTTGGGCTTGCAACATGCCTTTTTCAGTTAAGTCGGGGTCGCGCCATCCCGAAAAGATGTTGTCGCGGTTATCGGTGGTTTCAGCATGCCTAAACACAAACAGATTACACTTCTTCATAATTCACCTAACGCTCATGAAGCGGCAAAATGCCTCAATTCACTTATTTTATGTATCTCAATGGCGTTGCTGGCATGCTGCATTTTAGTTCTCATACCCGCGGTGAACAGAACAGTTTCTTTGTCGTCAAGCAGATGCATTTCGCAGAGTTTGTTTGCAACAGCGGATATGCGGTCTTTTTCCTGCCGATAATTCACCAAAACGGGCTGAACCCCAAACGTGAGCTCCAAATGCTTTTTAACATTGAGTTCAGGGGTGACGGCGATTATAGGTTGGGAAACTTTGAAACGCGCAATCATGCGGGCAGTGTAACCTGAACGCGTCAAGGTTACCACTTTGTCAACCGGCATGTTTTGGCAAATTCGCTGGATTGCACGGCTTACGGTGTCGGAGATGTTGATGAAAGCGGAGTCTTCAACGTTGCTTTTGACGGCTTTTTCGGTTTCGTTAGCTATACGAGTCATAAGCTCAACGGTTTCCACTGGATATTTGCCAACTGCGGTTTCACCCGAAAGCATCACAGCATCTGAGCCATCCAAAATTGCGTTGGCAACGTCGCTGACTTCTGCGCGGGTCGGTTTAGGCTGATGAATCATTGATTCAAGCATTTCGGTGGCTGTGACAACCAGTTTTCCCTGCTGATTACACATTCGTATGAGAGATTTTTGAACCAAAGGCACCCGTTCAGGCTCAATCTCAACACCCAAATCTCCGCGGGCAACCATTAACCCACTGCTGGCACCCAAAATGTCACGGGCATTCTGGACACCTTCAAAGTTCTCGATTTTAGCGATGATTCCGCCGTCAAAACCGTTGACTTGAGAGAGGTTTGTCACGTCTTCGACATTTCGAGCGAAAGACAGCGCGATATATTCTACATTATGGGTTTTTGCGAATTTTATGAGTTCAAGGTCGGTTCCGGTGAAGGTTGGAAGGGGTAAGTGCTTGTTGGGGATGTTGACGCCTTTGCCGTCTTCCACAACCCCATCATCCAAAACCAGCAAGTGAAGCTTTTGGGCTTTCTTTTCGACGACGCGAGTACGGATTTTTCCGTTGTCAATCAAAACCGT is a window encoding:
- a CDS encoding histidine phosphatase family protein, whose translation is MKKCNLFVFRHAETTDNRDNIFSGWRDPDLTEKGMLQAQEVAQQLTREKIDFAFTSHLKRAKRTLEIVLEKHPAVPVFVDDRLIERCYGTLQGKSKLEAAAEDPEWFAKIHRGYDFAPPEGESIHMVERRILPFVEQLKECFGSHPCNVAISCHGNSMRPIRRVFEHLNLEQMLKLENPQGQALEYALQIHHVHVNQDTKQQKALDWEGVFVPLYVQLATDPQNPLKKYY
- the pyk gene encoding pyruvate kinase; translation: MKKTKIICTIGPASSSKQTITKLFQAGMNGARINTAYGNLEQYQSIIENVRETADIPIIFDIKGPEIRIKAAQPRTLKAGDTLDVGFNSGEVCFNHNFYEEMAPEDTVLIDNGKIRTRVVEKKAQKLHLLVLDDGVVEDGKGVNIPNKHLPLPTFTGTDLELIKFAKTHNVEYIALSFARNVEDVTNLSQVNGFDGGIIAKIENFEGVQNARDILGASSGLMVARGDLGVEIEPERVPLVQKSLIRMCNQQGKLVVTATEMLESMIHQPKPTRAEVSDVANAILDGSDAVMLSGETAVGKYPVETVELMTRIANETEKAVKSNVEDSAFINISDTVSRAIQRICQNMPVDKVVTLTRSGYTARMIARFKVSQPIIAVTPELNVKKHLELTFGVQPVLVNYRQEKDRISAVANKLCEMHLLDDKETVLFTAGMRTKMQHASNAIEIHKISELRHFAAS
- a CDS encoding ABC transporter permease; translated protein: MTLPKLTYRVWKVWRRNAEVFTKTIFVNFLPSLLEPILYLTAFGLGLGAYFGADAFPGGYIQFIAPGLIAISVMYGSFFECTYASFVRMYFQKTFDAIIATPISVEEVIAGELLWGATRATINSSIVLAVVAVFGLVSSPLFLLIPVVSFFGGLLFASLAMCFTAIAPNIDFFNFPAFLFITPMFILSGTFFPIPDVIQGAAIAVLPLTHVVNLMRGLLTGNFTALAGLNAQSIAAIGVVWIAVATLTFFVLSIYLMKRRLIK